A genomic window from Chlorobium phaeobacteroides DSM 266 includes:
- the fmt gene encoding methionyl-tRNA formyltransferase: MRIVFMGTPEFAVPSLRSIAAEHNHFELVLVVTGSDKPRRGRNAPSEPSPVKSAALELGFQVYETDDVSSSDFLSVVADSAPDVIVVAAFRILPPEVYGQAKLGAFNLHASLLPAYRGAAPINWAIINGEKESGVTTFFLQKTVDTGNVIMQEKIPVLPDDNASILSVKLSHLGAELVVKTLRSIQAGTVEVQAQDDAFFSRAPKLTRENTRIRWNQPVAVLSDFIRGLAMKPAAWTTVQNRTMKIFRAIPFTEEITSSIEQPGSILVERGRFLVRGSDGWLEVKQLQPEGRKPMEGAEFARGFRPESGTSLLFE, encoded by the coding sequence ATGCGTATCGTCTTTATGGGAACTCCGGAATTTGCGGTTCCCTCACTCCGAAGCATTGCTGCCGAGCATAACCATTTTGAGCTGGTGCTGGTCGTTACCGGCAGCGACAAGCCCCGCAGAGGCCGAAACGCCCCTTCGGAGCCTTCGCCTGTAAAGAGTGCAGCTCTTGAACTCGGGTTTCAGGTTTACGAAACCGATGATGTCTCCAGTTCCGATTTTCTCTCTGTTGTTGCTGACTCAGCTCCTGACGTGATTGTCGTTGCGGCTTTCAGGATTCTCCCGCCTGAAGTCTACGGTCAGGCAAAACTCGGAGCTTTCAATCTCCATGCATCGCTTCTGCCTGCCTATCGGGGTGCGGCGCCGATCAACTGGGCGATCATCAACGGCGAAAAAGAGAGTGGTGTCACCACGTTTTTTCTGCAAAAAACCGTTGACACCGGCAATGTTATCATGCAGGAAAAAATTCCCGTTTTGCCCGATGATAATGCTTCCATCCTTTCAGTAAAACTTTCACATCTTGGTGCGGAGCTTGTTGTGAAAACATTGCGAAGCATTCAGGCCGGGACTGTTGAGGTTCAGGCGCAGGATGACGCGTTTTTTTCGCGAGCGCCTAAACTCACAAGGGAGAACACCCGTATCCGTTGGAATCAGCCTGTGGCAGTTCTGTCGGATTTTATTCGCGGACTGGCGATGAAACCTGCCGCCTGGACAACCGTGCAGAACAGAACCATGAAGATTTTCCGGGCGATTCCGTTTACAGAAGAGATCACCTCTTCAATAGAGCAGCCTGGCAGCATTCTTGTGGAAAGGGGACGTTTTCTTGTGCGAGGCAGCGACGGCTGGCTTGAGGTGAAGCAGTTGCAGCCTGAAGGCCGAAAACCCATGGAGGGCGCTGAATTCGCAAGAGGGTTCCGCCCTGAAAGCGGCACATCCCTTTTGTTTGAGTAA
- the def gene encoding peptide deformylase: MILPINIYNDEVLRATAKPLKGIDRNIRDLVASMLESMRNASGIGLAAPQVGCSIRLLVIDLSCMEKYADEKPVVVINPHLLAVKGYNAMEEGCLSLPGILGDVVRPSSITLKYRDEHFEERTGEFSGMMARVLQHEIDHLDGKLFIDRMQKRDRRKIDKELHSLAIGNVEADYPLALAGIAQKACEA; encoded by the coding sequence ATGATATTGCCGATCAACATCTATAACGATGAGGTACTGAGGGCAACCGCAAAACCCTTGAAGGGCATTGATCGCAACATCCGGGATCTTGTTGCGAGCATGCTTGAGTCCATGCGCAACGCATCGGGAATAGGACTTGCCGCACCGCAGGTCGGTTGCTCGATCCGGTTGCTGGTGATTGATCTGTCCTGTATGGAGAAATATGCAGATGAAAAGCCGGTGGTTGTGATCAATCCGCACCTGCTTGCCGTCAAGGGTTACAATGCGATGGAAGAGGGGTGTCTCAGTCTGCCTGGCATTCTTGGCGACGTTGTTCGTCCATCCTCGATCACCCTGAAATACCGCGATGAACATTTCGAGGAACGAACCGGTGAGTTTTCGGGAATGATGGCGCGGGTACTCCAGCACGAGATAGATCATCTCGATGGCAAGCTGTTTATTGACAGGATGCAGAAACGTGACCGGAGAAAAATAGACAAAGAGCTTCACTCCCTTGCAATCGGCAATGTTGAGGCGGATTATCCTCTGGCACTGGCAGGTATTGCTCAAAAGGCCTGTGAGGCTTGA
- a CDS encoding cation:proton antiporter, with protein MPATGHANSPKPTEPQIAMLLTGLFDIALPLKNPVLQFSLLLFIILFVPVLFSRLKLPSLISLIIAGAVVGPHGLNLMLRDSSIILFGTVGLLYIMFLAGLEIDVADFKKNSSKSILFGLYTFLISIILGIVVALYVLHFSLLSSILIGSIFASHTLIVYPLVSKLGIAKNKAVNIAVGGTLITDTLALLVLAVISGMTTGELTSEFWIRLLVSLAVFSLIVLFLFPIIARWFFKRFDDSVLQYLFVLAMVFFSGFLAEAAGVEAIIGAFLAGLALNRMIPHTSALMNRIKFVGNAIFIPFFLIGVGMLIDFRALFKDYETLKVALVITVAATIAKYLSAWITRKLFGFSIDQRRLIFGLISAHAAVALATVLVGYKTITGYTLAGDPVRLLDETVLNGTILFILVTCTLASIVGERGAQNIALAEAVDDVAEASAEAQEERVLMPVSENSPVNELVNLSITLRSQKKPNGIYALHVADNTLDDAAVEKHARKILELAAVAASSTDNNLTQLLRYDSSLPNGISSVIREQKITDLILGLHHKSGLTDTFLGSSSETILGRCNVTTFIYRPMQPLATIKRTIVVIPLGAENEIGFSLWLQRVVTIIKNTGSKLLLFAQKQTLAFLREHCSTTIPSAEYRLLRDWEDIHLLSREVKSDDNLILVMSRKNHPSYHNKMAKVPDYLTRYFQKNSFILIFPVQSGIPDETCDDIPLLTEKKSMFNFSYLGTLVDKIPKGGKRGLFTGKRNSSDTAA; from the coding sequence ATGCCCGCAACAGGACATGCCAACTCTCCAAAACCGACAGAACCTCAGATTGCGATGCTGTTAACCGGACTGTTCGATATAGCCTTGCCGCTCAAGAACCCGGTTCTTCAGTTTTCGCTGCTTCTTTTCATCATTCTTTTTGTTCCGGTTCTCTTCAGCCGGCTTAAGCTTCCCAGTCTCATCAGCCTTATCATCGCCGGAGCTGTGGTTGGCCCGCATGGACTCAACCTCATGCTTCGTGACAGCAGCATCATCCTTTTCGGTACGGTCGGTCTGCTCTATATCATGTTTCTTGCGGGTCTTGAAATTGATGTTGCCGATTTTAAAAAAAACAGCAGTAAAAGCATTCTGTTTGGTCTCTACACCTTTCTGATTTCCATTATTCTCGGTATTGTCGTTGCCTTGTATGTGCTTCATTTTTCTCTGCTTTCCTCCATTCTTATCGGAAGTATCTTTGCTTCTCATACACTCATCGTCTATCCTCTTGTCAGTAAACTCGGTATTGCCAAAAACAAGGCGGTCAATATAGCCGTCGGCGGAACCCTGATAACCGATACGCTGGCGCTTCTTGTGCTTGCTGTTATTTCGGGAATGACGACCGGAGAGCTGACCAGTGAATTCTGGATCAGGTTGCTTGTGTCCTTAGCCGTTTTCAGTCTGATCGTTCTTTTCCTTTTTCCGATTATTGCCCGCTGGTTTTTCAAGCGATTCGACGACAGTGTTCTGCAGTACCTTTTTGTGCTTGCTATGGTCTTTTTTAGTGGATTTCTTGCCGAAGCTGCAGGTGTTGAGGCAATTATCGGGGCATTTCTTGCCGGGCTTGCCCTGAATCGCATGATCCCTCACACCTCAGCGCTCATGAACAGGATCAAGTTTGTCGGCAACGCGATATTCATTCCGTTTTTTTTGATCGGGGTGGGTATGCTTATTGATTTCAGAGCTTTGTTTAAAGATTATGAAACCCTCAAGGTTGCGCTTGTTATTACCGTGGCGGCAACAATAGCCAAATATCTTTCGGCATGGATAACCCGGAAGCTGTTCGGTTTTTCAATCGACCAGCGCCGGTTGATTTTTGGTCTCATCAGCGCCCATGCGGCAGTGGCTCTGGCAACCGTTCTTGTGGGATATAAAACGATAACAGGGTATACTCTTGCAGGCGATCCTGTACGTCTGCTTGACGAAACTGTTCTGAACGGCACTATTCTTTTTATACTTGTAACCTGTACGCTCGCAAGTATTGTGGGAGAGAGAGGTGCGCAGAATATCGCCCTTGCCGAAGCGGTTGATGACGTGGCCGAAGCGAGCGCAGAGGCGCAGGAGGAACGAGTGCTCATGCCTGTAAGCGAGAACTCTCCTGTAAATGAACTGGTAAACCTCAGTATTACCCTGAGGTCGCAAAAAAAACCGAACGGAATTTATGCCCTGCATGTTGCCGACAATACTCTTGATGATGCCGCAGTTGAAAAACATGCGCGAAAAATTCTTGAACTCGCTGCTGTAGCCGCATCATCAACAGACAACAATCTTACACAGCTTCTGCGTTACGACAGTTCTTTGCCAAACGGCATTTCGAGTGTCATCAGGGAACAGAAAATAACCGATCTTATTCTTGGTCTGCACCACAAAAGCGGTCTGACCGATACATTTCTCGGCAGTTCTTCCGAAACCATTCTCGGAAGGTGTAATGTCACAACGTTTATTTACAGGCCGATGCAGCCATTGGCAACGATAAAACGGACGATTGTGGTGATACCGCTTGGTGCTGAAAACGAGATCGGATTTTCGTTATGGCTCCAAAGGGTAGTAACTATTATAAAAAACACCGGGTCGAAACTTCTCCTCTTTGCCCAGAAGCAAACCCTTGCTTTTTTGAGGGAGCACTGCTCGACAACCATTCCAAGTGCCGAATACAGGCTTCTTCGGGACTGGGAGGATATCCATCTGCTGTCGAGAGAGGTTAAAAGCGACGATAATCTGATTCTTGTCATGAGCAGAAAAAATCATCCCTCTTACCACAATAAAATGGCGAAGGTACCCGACTATCTGACCCGGTATTTTCAGAAAAACAGCTTTATTCTGATATTTCCTGTTCAGAGCGGCATTCCTGATGAGACCTGTGACGACATTCCTTTGCTGACGGAGAAGAAAAGTATGTTCAATTTCAGCTATCTCGGTACGCTTGTTGATAAAATACCAAAGGGTGGCAAACGAGGATTGTTTACCGGAAAGCGAAACTCTTCTGATACGGCCGCATGA
- a CDS encoding DMT family transporter yields MPWLYLVLAIIFEVSGTTCMKLSEGFTRIVPTLFIFIFYAVSFTFVTLTVKVLPLGLTYAVWSAIGTASITIVGIFWFGEGINIVKTISLLFIIIGVVGLHFSQEHLQ; encoded by the coding sequence ATGCCCTGGCTCTATCTTGTACTCGCCATTATCTTCGAAGTTTCCGGCACGACATGCATGAAGCTTTCGGAAGGTTTCACCAGAATTGTACCGACACTTTTTATCTTTATCTTTTATGCGGTGAGTTTTACCTTTGTAACGCTGACCGTGAAAGTGCTGCCGTTAGGACTGACCTATGCAGTCTGGTCGGCTATCGGTACAGCCTCCATCACGATAGTCGGAATTTTCTGGTTTGGCGAAGGAATCAACATCGTTAAAACAATTTCCCTGCTTTTTATTATTATCGGTGTGGTCGGGCTGCATTTCAGTCAGGAACACCTCCAATGA
- the proB gene encoding glutamate 5-kinase → MNNQELLYKKIVVKVGTNVITDKHGDLDLDILKKLTTQIALLQKEGVQIILVSSGAVGAGRSIVKLPETLSPVATRQVLAATGQIKLINTYNTLFLEQGLVSAQILVTKSDFRDRQHYLNMRTCFTSLLQQHIIPVVNENDAVSVTELMFTDNDELSGLIASMMHVEGYIILSHVDGLFDLKNGTGKLITEIDPATKHFNQHIIPGKSEFGRGGMLTKCHIAHKLSQLGVTVHIANGKTPGILLSLLRGEKAGTKFLARKKPVLGPKLWVAHSEGLEKGAVIVNEGAEKVLSDSDRANSLLPVGIDSVQGTFKKGDIIKILGINKKVIGYGMAQYGSEKTRTLMGQQDQKPLIHYDYLYITH, encoded by the coding sequence ATGAATAATCAGGAACTACTGTACAAAAAAATAGTTGTCAAAGTCGGAACCAATGTCATCACGGACAAACATGGCGACCTCGATCTTGACATTCTTAAAAAGCTCACCACCCAGATCGCACTGTTACAAAAGGAGGGGGTGCAGATTATTCTGGTTTCGTCCGGTGCCGTCGGGGCAGGGCGCTCCATTGTAAAGCTGCCGGAAACCCTTTCGCCGGTTGCAACCCGTCAGGTTCTTGCCGCTACCGGCCAGATAAAGCTCATCAATACCTACAATACGCTGTTTCTTGAACAGGGGCTCGTCAGTGCTCAGATTCTGGTAACCAAGAGTGATTTCAGGGATCGACAACACTACCTGAACATGCGCACCTGTTTTACCTCTCTGCTGCAGCAACATATCATTCCTGTTGTCAACGAAAACGATGCGGTATCTGTAACCGAACTGATGTTTACCGACAATGACGAACTCTCGGGCCTCATTGCTTCAATGATGCATGTTGAGGGCTATATCATACTGTCGCACGTTGACGGACTTTTTGACCTGAAAAACGGAACGGGCAAGCTTATCACGGAAATTGACCCTGCAACGAAACACTTCAACCAACATATTATTCCCGGAAAATCAGAGTTCGGACGAGGGGGGATGCTGACGAAATGCCACATAGCCCACAAGCTTTCGCAACTCGGCGTCACCGTTCATATTGCCAATGGGAAAACTCCCGGCATTCTCCTCTCCCTGCTTCGCGGAGAAAAGGCCGGCACGAAATTTCTCGCCCGAAAAAAGCCTGTTTTAGGCCCTAAACTCTGGGTTGCACACAGCGAAGGGCTTGAAAAAGGGGCGGTAATCGTCAACGAAGGGGCCGAAAAGGTACTCTCCGACTCCGACAGGGCAAACAGTCTGCTGCCGGTAGGCATCGATTCGGTTCAGGGAACGTTTAAAAAAGGGGACATTATAAAAATCCTCGGCATCAACAAAAAGGTGATCGGCTATGGAATGGCGCAATACGGTTCCGAAAAAACCCGGACCCTTATGGGTCAACAGGATCAGAAGCCGCTGATTCACTACGATTATCTCTATATCACGCACTGA
- a CDS encoding glutamate-5-semialdehyde dehydrogenase, with product MQRIITEKLKAVREASRKIITLDDKAINALLLDLAAHIPLHSPAILEANQRDLELMDPADPKYDRLLLTKERLEAIAGDIRNVAALSSPLDLVLEQRILKNGISLHKVTVPLGVIGIIYESRPNVTFDVFALSLKSGNATVLKGGSDAMHSNIAIVDLIHTVLQKHGINTDTIYLLPARREAAAVMLNAVGAIDVIIPRGSQQLIDFVRKNSTVPVIETGAGIVHTYFDKSGNLAMGQAIVFNAKTRRPSVCNALDTLIIHSDRLCDLSELLQPLQEKKVVIFADSSAYPELVGNYPEELLQHAEPEHFGTEFLSLKMSVKTVGNLEEALSHIATYSSQHSEAIIADDPAVKAEFLKRVDAAVVYANTSTAFTDGAQFGLGAEIGISTQKLHARGPMALKELCSYKWILEGNGQTRPV from the coding sequence ATGCAGAGAATCATTACGGAAAAGCTCAAGGCGGTCCGGGAGGCAAGCCGAAAGATCATTACTCTTGATGACAAGGCTATCAACGCTCTCCTTCTTGACCTTGCCGCTCATATTCCCCTTCACAGCCCGGCCATTCTTGAGGCGAACCAGAGGGATCTTGAGCTGATGGATCCTGCTGATCCGAAATATGACCGCCTGCTTCTGACAAAAGAAAGGCTTGAAGCCATTGCCGGAGATATCAGAAATGTAGCCGCCCTCTCCTCCCCTCTTGATCTTGTGCTTGAACAGCGAATCCTGAAGAACGGCATCAGCCTGCATAAGGTAACCGTTCCTCTCGGAGTTATCGGCATCATCTATGAATCGCGGCCCAATGTTACCTTTGACGTTTTCGCGCTCTCTTTGAAATCCGGCAATGCAACCGTGCTCAAAGGGGGAAGCGATGCCATGCATTCGAATATCGCAATCGTTGACCTCATCCATACCGTCCTTCAGAAACACGGAATCAATACCGATACCATCTACCTGCTACCCGCCCGGCGAGAAGCAGCCGCCGTGATGCTCAATGCTGTCGGAGCCATTGACGTTATTATTCCTCGGGGAAGTCAGCAGCTTATTGATTTTGTAAGAAAAAACTCGACTGTACCGGTCATTGAAACCGGTGCGGGCATTGTGCACACCTATTTCGACAAAAGCGGCAACCTTGCGATGGGACAGGCAATCGTGTTCAACGCAAAAACACGACGCCCAAGTGTCTGCAATGCACTTGATACGCTGATCATCCACAGCGATCGCCTTTGTGACCTTTCAGAACTCCTGCAACCGCTCCAGGAAAAAAAGGTGGTGATCTTTGCAGACAGCAGCGCATATCCTGAACTCGTCGGCAATTACCCCGAAGAGCTCCTTCAGCATGCCGAACCGGAGCATTTCGGCACGGAGTTTCTTTCCTTGAAAATGTCGGTAAAAACGGTTGGAAACCTTGAAGAAGCCCTCAGCCACATTGCCACCTACAGCTCGCAGCACAGTGAAGCCATTATAGCCGATGACCCTGCTGTTAAAGCCGAGTTTCTCAAGCGTGTCGATGCAGCCGTGGTCTATGCCAACACCTCGACAGCATTCACTGACGGCGCACAGTTCGGACTTGGAGCGGAAATCGGCATCAGCACCCAGAAGCTGCACGCAAGAGGCCCTATGGCACTCAAAGAGCTATGCAGTTACAAATGGATTCTTGAAGGAAACGGACAAACAAGGCCTGTATAA
- a CDS encoding ABC transporter ATP-binding protein, whose translation MILEVKKICKSYALPSRDAIPILRGIDMVVGEGELVTVIGASGSGKTTLLNLLGTLDTPDSGEIFFDGTTLFSKGAYTLSKKELARFRNSKIGFVFQFHHLLSDFSAVENVAMPAFISTGKLPPAKKRAEELLVGLGLKDRLHHLPSELSGGEQQRVAIARALMNNPKLVLADEPSGNLDSKNSRMLYELMANLGKERKTSFVIVTHNEEYAALADRCLHMQDGMLNVCEK comes from the coding sequence ATGATACTCGAGGTAAAAAAAATCTGCAAATCATACGCACTCCCCTCCAGAGACGCCATTCCGATTCTCAGAGGAATTGATATGGTCGTCGGCGAAGGCGAACTGGTCACGGTCATCGGGGCGTCGGGAAGCGGCAAAACAACCCTTCTGAACCTGCTCGGCACCCTCGATACCCCCGACAGCGGCGAAATTTTCTTTGATGGAACCACGCTCTTCAGCAAGGGGGCGTACACGCTGTCGAAAAAAGAACTGGCACGCTTCAGAAACAGTAAAATAGGCTTTGTCTTTCAGTTTCATCATCTGCTTTCCGACTTCAGCGCCGTTGAAAATGTAGCCATGCCTGCATTTATCTCCACCGGCAAACTTCCTCCGGCAAAAAAAAGGGCCGAGGAGCTGCTCGTCGGACTCGGGCTTAAAGATCGCCTCCATCACCTTCCTTCAGAACTGTCCGGGGGCGAACAGCAGCGGGTAGCCATAGCACGGGCCCTCATGAACAATCCGAAACTGGTGCTTGCCGACGAACCAAGCGGCAACCTCGACAGCAAAAACAGCCGGATGCTCTACGAACTGATGGCGAATCTTGGCAAAGAACGAAAAACTTCGTTTGTTATTGTCACCCATAACGAGGAATACGCCGCGCTTGCAGACCGTTGCCTCCACATGCAGGACGGCATGCTGAATGTCTGCGAAAAGTGA
- a CDS encoding MFS transporter — translation MNDNNTLHNIGPVTLAPSVLPRHGWTFLYSAFFSIGLVTFVSIGQAYILNENLHIPVSEQGTVSGNLVFWTEIITLLFFVPAGVLMDRIGRKPIFVSGFLLLALAYGLYPFASDVGELTAYRMIYALGIVAVTGALATVMVDYPAERSRGTLIAITGFLNGLGIVLLNQFFGGMPEFFIAKGFSGWTAGLYTHLSIAGTALVTAVVLVAGLKGGTLSRKEERLPLKTLLTSGISSAKNPRILLSYAAAFVARGDQSIIGTFLPLWGTTAGIAMGMEPAEAVKKGTLIFIISQASALLWAPVIGPLIDRWNRVTALIVCMTLASIGYLSLFLIENPHDPFSVIFFVLLGIGQISAFLGSQSLIGQEAPKAARGSVIGMFNISGAIGILVITTAGGRLFDSMSPKAPFLIVGIVNALVVLAGIYVRIKAPGKSVADEA, via the coding sequence ATGAACGACAACAACACGCTCCATAACATCGGGCCGGTCACGCTGGCGCCATCCGTTCTGCCCAGACATGGTTGGACGTTTCTCTATTCTGCTTTTTTTTCAATAGGCCTTGTTACCTTCGTTTCAATAGGCCAGGCCTATATTCTCAATGAAAATCTTCATATACCGGTTTCAGAACAGGGTACCGTCAGCGGTAATCTGGTATTCTGGACCGAAATCATCACCCTCCTCTTTTTTGTTCCTGCCGGTGTTCTGATGGATCGTATCGGCAGAAAGCCGATATTCGTTTCAGGTTTTCTGCTGCTTGCCCTGGCTTACGGCTTGTACCCGTTTGCCTCTGATGTCGGCGAACTGACCGCTTATCGAATGATCTATGCGCTTGGCATTGTCGCTGTAACCGGAGCTCTTGCAACCGTGATGGTTGATTACCCCGCCGAACGTTCAAGAGGAACGCTCATTGCCATCACCGGCTTTCTCAATGGCCTTGGTATCGTGCTGCTTAACCAGTTTTTCGGAGGCATGCCGGAGTTCTTTATTGCAAAAGGGTTCAGCGGATGGACGGCCGGACTGTACACCCACCTCTCCATTGCAGGAACGGCTCTCGTCACTGCGGTGGTTCTTGTCGCAGGTCTCAAGGGGGGAACCCTTTCGCGCAAAGAGGAAAGACTGCCCTTGAAAACTCTCTTGACCAGTGGAATCAGCTCTGCAAAAAACCCGAGAATTCTTCTCTCATATGCCGCGGCCTTTGTGGCAAGAGGAGACCAGTCCATTATCGGAACCTTTCTTCCGCTCTGGGGCACAACCGCCGGCATTGCCATGGGAATGGAACCTGCCGAAGCGGTAAAAAAAGGCACGCTTATTTTTATTATTTCACAAGCCTCAGCGCTGCTGTGGGCTCCGGTTATCGGGCCGCTTATCGACCGATGGAACAGGGTAACCGCTCTTATCGTCTGTATGACTCTGGCAAGTATCGGTTACCTTTCGCTTTTTCTCATAGAGAATCCTCACGACCCGTTTTCCGTCATTTTTTTCGTGCTGCTCGGAATCGGACAGATCAGCGCATTCCTCGGCTCACAATCGCTGATCGGACAGGAAGCGCCGAAAGCCGCGCGCGGCTCCGTTATCGGTATGTTCAACATCAGCGGGGCCATAGGAATTCTTGTCATCACCACGGCAGGAGGGAGACTGTTTGACAGTATGAGTCCTAAAGCACCGTTTCTGATCGTAGGTATCGTCAATGCTCTCGTCGTGCTTGCCGGAATCTATGTCCGTATAAAAGCGCCCGGCAAGAGTGTTGCAGATGAAGCGTGA